From Streptomyces griseorubiginosus, one genomic window encodes:
- the proP gene encoding glycine betaine/L-proline transporter ProP, whose protein sequence is MPSAPAITPSVHTPRTPDTPEAVTVDPALVKRAVKAAALGNAMEWFDFGVYSYIAVTLGKVFFPSGNPTAQLLSTFGAFAAAFLVRPLGGLVFGPLGDRVGRQKVLAVTMIMMAAGTFAIGLIPSYASIGVGAPLLLLAARLVQGFSTGGEYAGASTFIAEYAPDKRRGFLGSWLEFGTLAGYIAGAGLVTLMTALLSTEDLVSWGWRIPFLIAGPMGAIGLYLRLRLEETPAFAAEVEKAESSRPKVPLREMITSQWRALLLCVGLVLVFNVTDYMLLSYMPSYLTSELKYDETHGLLVVLAVMALMMVVQPFAGALSDRVGRRPVIAAGCAGFLLLSVPALLLIRQGSLFAIALGMGALGLLLVCFTAAMPSALPALFPTRVRYGSLSIGFNVSVSLFGGTTPLVVTALIGATGNMMMPAYYMMAAAVIGGVAVWFMTESAGRPLPGSPPQR, encoded by the coding sequence TTGCCGAGTGCCCCGGCCATCACCCCCTCGGTCCACACCCCCCGCACCCCCGACACGCCCGAAGCCGTCACCGTCGACCCGGCGCTCGTGAAGCGCGCGGTGAAGGCCGCCGCTCTCGGCAACGCCATGGAGTGGTTCGACTTCGGCGTCTACAGCTACATCGCGGTCACCCTGGGCAAGGTCTTCTTCCCGTCCGGGAACCCGACCGCCCAGCTCCTGTCGACGTTCGGCGCCTTCGCCGCGGCCTTCCTGGTCCGCCCGCTCGGCGGACTGGTCTTCGGCCCGCTGGGCGACCGCGTCGGCCGCCAGAAGGTCCTCGCCGTCACCATGATCATGATGGCGGCCGGCACCTTCGCCATCGGCCTGATCCCGTCGTACGCCTCGATCGGCGTCGGCGCCCCGCTGCTCCTCCTGGCCGCCCGCCTGGTCCAGGGCTTCTCCACCGGCGGCGAGTACGCGGGCGCCTCCACCTTCATCGCCGAGTACGCCCCCGACAAACGGCGCGGCTTCCTCGGCAGCTGGCTGGAGTTCGGCACGCTCGCCGGGTACATCGCCGGCGCCGGCCTGGTCACCCTGATGACGGCCCTGCTGTCCACCGAGGACCTGGTGTCCTGGGGCTGGCGGATCCCGTTCCTGATCGCGGGCCCGATGGGCGCCATCGGCCTCTATCTGCGGCTGCGCCTGGAGGAGACCCCGGCGTTCGCGGCCGAGGTCGAGAAGGCCGAGTCGAGCCGCCCGAAGGTCCCGCTGCGCGAGATGATCACCAGCCAGTGGCGGGCGCTGCTGCTCTGCGTCGGCCTGGTCCTGGTCTTCAACGTCACCGACTACATGCTGCTGTCGTACATGCCGAGCTACCTGACCAGCGAGCTCAAGTACGACGAGACCCACGGTCTGCTGGTCGTCCTGGCCGTGATGGCGCTGATGATGGTCGTCCAGCCCTTCGCGGGCGCCCTGAGCGACCGTGTCGGCCGCCGCCCGGTGATCGCAGCGGGCTGCGCGGGCTTCCTGCTCCTGTCGGTCCCGGCCCTGCTGCTGATCCGCCAGGGCAGCCTGTTCGCGATCGCGCTCGGCATGGGCGCGCTGGGCCTGCTCCTGGTCTGCTTCACGGCGGCGATGCCGTCGGCCCTCCCCGCCCTGTTCCCGACCCGGGTCCGCTACGGCTCTCTCTCGATCGGCTTCAACGTCTCGGTGTCCCTCTTCGGCGGCACGACCCCGCTGGTGGTGACCGCTCTGATCGGCGCGACGGGGAACATGATGATGCCCGCCTACTACATGATGGCCGCGGCCGTGATCGGCGGCGTGGCGGTGTGGTTCATGACGGAGTCGGCGGGCCGGCCGCTGCCGGGCTCACCGCCTCAGCGGTAA
- a CDS encoding bifunctional glycosyltransferase 87/phosphatase PAP2 family protein translates to MANAEHSGTSEVQARLRAARLALWLVAAVLAVRQVAVVLSTPKGERLTDLETWVGPDGVLHVKGSLYDSTQFTGTPFGGLVLKPLTRAAEQALGWGWTFGTLLLVVALGLVAARALPRPVSRRTALFAAPVAISLLMLSLPVRNTLYLGQTSIIPVLLVLLACFTVRDQRVAGLLIGLAAALQPTVLLFAALLLLTGRRRAALTTGATFAASTALAWAAMPHDSYTYWVHHLAGTGLGGPADALANQSLHGMLLRLGVSGSLEIALFLVLGAGVAFLGVRRAVRYARDGQLLLAVAITGCAAIAVSPTAWQHQLLWVLLAVVGRVGKRASDRYVWPVAIVVVMTLPASMLLPHISALYPLRDNAVLLAALAAATVIPFLSRTSPYYATPIPTRYAPPVPARFRHVPLLPFLRRVLTRPNLLLELLLIRVTYAAYQQVRLAATGGSNSAGRLTAEKHGQQVLDLERWLHIDIEHWVNHAVVKVDWLRNFFDYYYTSFHFVVPLSVLAVLYWRRPVDYRWARASLGFATLLALVGFWLYPLAPPRLMPTLGIIDTVHGVQDFSKPDYGTLTALTNQYAAMPSLHFGWSLWCGVVIALVAPKWWMKALGLLHPLFTVSAIVATGNHWVLDAVGGAAVVAGGFGLSYLFQGPRARVVAVAAEDSGERSLVKR, encoded by the coding sequence GTGGCGAATGCGGAGCACAGTGGGACCAGCGAGGTCCAGGCGCGGCTGCGCGCGGCCAGGCTCGCCCTGTGGCTGGTGGCGGCCGTCCTCGCGGTACGTCAGGTGGCCGTCGTCCTCAGCACCCCCAAGGGCGAGCGCCTGACGGACCTGGAGACCTGGGTCGGCCCGGACGGCGTCCTGCATGTGAAGGGTTCGCTCTACGACTCGACGCAGTTCACCGGTACCCCCTTCGGGGGACTCGTCCTCAAGCCCCTGACCCGGGCGGCCGAGCAGGCGCTCGGCTGGGGCTGGACCTTCGGCACCCTCCTGCTGGTCGTCGCTCTCGGCCTGGTCGCCGCCCGCGCCCTGCCCCGGCCGGTCAGCCGCCGCACCGCGCTGTTCGCCGCGCCGGTCGCGATCAGCCTCCTCATGCTGTCGCTGCCCGTGCGCAACACGCTCTACCTCGGCCAGACCAGCATCATCCCGGTCCTGCTGGTCCTGCTCGCCTGCTTCACCGTCCGTGACCAGCGGGTCGCCGGCCTGCTCATCGGCCTCGCCGCGGCCCTCCAGCCCACGGTCCTGCTCTTCGCCGCCCTGCTCCTCCTCACCGGCCGCCGCCGGGCCGCCCTGACCACCGGCGCGACCTTCGCCGCGAGCACCGCGCTCGCCTGGGCCGCGATGCCGCACGACTCGTACACCTACTGGGTGCACCACCTCGCGGGCACCGGCCTCGGCGGACCCGCCGACGCTCTCGCCAACCAGTCCCTGCACGGAATGCTGCTGCGCCTCGGGGTCTCCGGTTCGCTGGAGATCGCGCTCTTCCTGGTGCTGGGCGCGGGGGTGGCCTTCCTCGGGGTCCGCCGGGCCGTGCGCTACGCGCGCGACGGCCAGCTGCTGCTCGCGGTCGCGATCACCGGCTGCGCGGCGATCGCCGTCTCGCCGACGGCCTGGCAGCACCAGCTGCTGTGGGTGCTGCTCGCGGTCGTCGGGCGGGTCGGGAAGCGGGCCTCCGACCGGTATGTGTGGCCGGTCGCCATCGTCGTGGTGATGACGCTCCCGGCGAGCATGCTGCTGCCGCACATCTCGGCGCTGTACCCCCTGCGGGACAACGCGGTGCTGCTGGCCGCGCTGGCCGCCGCCACGGTGATCCCGTTCCTGTCCCGGACCTCGCCGTACTACGCGACCCCGATCCCCACCCGGTACGCCCCACCGGTTCCCGCCCGGTTCCGGCACGTGCCGTTGCTGCCGTTCCTGCGCCGGGTGCTGACCCGGCCGAACCTGCTGCTGGAACTGCTGCTGATTCGTGTCACCTACGCCGCCTACCAGCAGGTCAGACTCGCGGCGACCGGCGGCAGCAACTCCGCGGGGCGGCTCACCGCCGAGAAGCACGGGCAGCAGGTCCTCGACCTGGAGCGATGGCTGCACATCGACATCGAGCACTGGGTCAACCACGCGGTCGTCAAGGTCGACTGGCTGCGGAACTTCTTCGACTACTACTACACGTCGTTCCACTTCGTGGTGCCGCTGAGCGTGCTCGCCGTCCTGTACTGGCGGCGACCGGTGGACTACCGGTGGGCCCGGGCGTCACTGGGGTTCGCGACGCTGCTGGCGCTGGTCGGGTTCTGGCTCTACCCGCTGGCACCGCCCCGGCTCATGCCGACGCTGGGGATCATCGACACCGTGCACGGCGTGCAGGACTTCTCGAAGCCGGACTACGGCACCCTCACCGCGCTGACCAACCAGTACGCGGCGATGCCCTCGCTGCACTTCGGGTGGTCGCTGTGGTGCGGGGTGGTGATCGCGCTCGTCGCACCGAAGTGGTGGATGAAGGCGCTGGGCCTGCTGCACCCGCTCTTCACCGTGTCGGCGATCGTGGCCACCGGGAACCACTGGGTGCTGGACGCGGTGGGCGGAGCGGCGGTCGTCGCCGGCGGGTTCGGGTTGTCGTACCTGTTCCAGGGGCCGCGGGCCCGCGTGGTGGCCGTGGCGGCGGAGGACTCCGGGGAACGGTCGCTCGTGAAGCGGTGA
- a CDS encoding response regulator transcription factor: MDVDVALLEGRDAGRRQAWGEAHALLGAADAVRPLDTADVELLAEAADMLGHGDEAIVLLRRAFSAYAEEGAVGAALRCAYWLCKGLAWGGEFAQSGAWLGRARRLAESDPGCQECAYLLMLEAELHFRAGEHAPMIDVARRLDKAVGAGADADLVAGTAMTLGLALVSNGDTAAGLAQLDEAMVAVAERTMSARMTGMIYCVVIGTCQELQELSRAQEWSEALAEWCAAQPDFSGAYRGLCRVHRAALLQLGGDWPDAVHEARLACDQLTAGYGEAVAGCAYYQLAELHRLRGAYPEAEQAYRDTLRYGWDTQPGLSLLRLAQGRRPTALAALRRALAETGEPMRRARLLAAAVEVLLAGGEAEATEADGDGGGDLAEAARAADELALIADAQGAAALRATAGQARGAVRLAEGDAKAALPALREAGRWWRELEVPYEAARVGVLVGLACRALGDEDCAVLEFDTARQTFERLGAGPDARRAARLTGGGRSVLSPRELEVVRLLARGRTNHAIATELVLSEKTVARHLSNIFVKLDVGSRTAAAAYAYEHGLLGPDGSA, encoded by the coding sequence ATGGACGTGGACGTGGCTCTGCTGGAGGGGCGGGACGCCGGGCGGCGGCAGGCCTGGGGTGAGGCGCACGCGCTGCTCGGGGCCGCCGATGCCGTACGACCGCTCGACACCGCGGACGTCGAACTGCTGGCCGAGGCCGCGGACATGCTGGGGCACGGGGACGAGGCGATCGTGCTGCTGCGCCGGGCCTTCAGCGCATACGCCGAGGAAGGGGCCGTGGGAGCGGCTCTGCGCTGTGCCTACTGGTTGTGCAAGGGGCTGGCCTGGGGTGGGGAGTTCGCGCAGTCGGGGGCCTGGCTGGGGCGGGCCCGGCGCCTCGCGGAGAGCGATCCCGGCTGCCAGGAGTGCGCCTATCTGCTCATGCTGGAGGCCGAGCTGCACTTCCGGGCCGGTGAGCACGCTCCGATGATCGACGTGGCCCGGCGTCTGGACAAGGCCGTCGGGGCCGGGGCGGACGCCGATCTCGTGGCCGGCACGGCGATGACCCTCGGGCTCGCCCTGGTCAGCAACGGGGACACCGCGGCCGGACTCGCCCAGCTGGACGAGGCCATGGTGGCGGTCGCCGAGCGCACCATGTCGGCCCGGATGACCGGGATGATCTACTGCGTCGTCATCGGCACCTGCCAGGAACTCCAGGAACTGAGCCGCGCCCAGGAGTGGAGCGAGGCCCTCGCCGAGTGGTGCGCCGCCCAGCCCGACTTCTCCGGCGCCTACCGGGGACTGTGCCGGGTGCACCGGGCCGCCCTTCTCCAGCTCGGCGGCGACTGGCCGGACGCCGTCCACGAGGCCCGCCTCGCCTGCGACCAGCTCACCGCCGGGTACGGGGAGGCCGTCGCGGGCTGCGCGTACTACCAGCTCGCGGAACTGCACCGGCTGCGTGGCGCGTACCCGGAGGCCGAGCAGGCTTACCGCGACACCCTGCGCTACGGCTGGGACACCCAGCCGGGCCTTTCGCTGCTCCGGCTCGCCCAGGGCCGGCGCCCGACCGCGCTGGCGGCTCTCCGCCGGGCCCTTGCGGAGACAGGGGAGCCGATGCGCCGGGCGCGGCTGCTGGCGGCCGCGGTGGAGGTGCTGCTGGCGGGCGGAGAGGCTGAGGCGACCGAGGCCGACGGGGACGGTGGGGGTGATCTCGCCGAGGCCGCCCGGGCGGCCGACGAACTCGCGCTGATCGCCGACGCCCAGGGTGCGGCAGCGCTGCGGGCGACGGCCGGGCAGGCGCGGGGTGCCGTGCGTCTGGCCGAGGGCGACGCGAAGGCGGCGTTGCCCGCGTTGCGGGAGGCCGGGCGGTGGTGGCGGGAGCTGGAGGTGCCGTACGAGGCGGCGCGGGTCGGGGTGCTGGTGGGCCTCGCCTGCCGGGCGCTGGGGGACGAGGACTGCGCGGTGCTGGAGTTCGACACGGCCCGGCAGACCTTCGAGCGGCTCGGCGCCGGACCGGACGCGCGGCGGGCGGCACGGCTCACGGGAGGGGGCCGTTCCGTCCTCTCACCCCGCGAACTCGAGGTCGTACGGCTGCTCGCGCGGGGCCGGACCAACCACGCCATCGCCACCGAGCTGGTCCTCAGCGAGAAGACGGTGGCCCGGCACCTCAGCAACATCTTCGTCAAGCTCGACGTGGGCTCCCGCACCGCGGCGGCGGCGTACGCCTACGAGCACGGGCTGCTCGGGCCGGACGGCTCTGCGTAG
- a CDS encoding tetratricopeptide repeat protein, producing MSDDVSTLREQVRTARLRLADCAADLGVLLRVSGEYAEAERVLRQAVEIYEADRRTRTGAGRTAADRRTEEPA from the coding sequence GTGTCCGACGACGTGAGCACCCTCCGCGAACAGGTACGGACGGCCCGGCTGAGGCTCGCCGACTGTGCCGCGGACCTCGGGGTGCTGCTGCGGGTGAGCGGTGAGTACGCCGAGGCGGAGCGGGTGCTGCGGCAGGCCGTGGAGATCTACGAGGCCGACCGCCGGACACGGACGGGGGCCGGCCGAACCGCGGCCGACCGCAGGACCGAGGAGCCGGCATGA
- a CDS encoding flavin-containing monooxygenase — MSSEQRHEHIETVVVGGGQAGLATGYHLARSGRPFVILEAGERIGDCWRERWDSLRLFSPARFDGLPGLPYPGDDWSFPTRDEFADYLQAYAAWAELPVRTGVRVRRLSYDGTRYVVETDGESTYTADNVVVAAGYDRLPKVPDFAAELDPDVRQLHAVAYRGPSQLADGPVLVVGAGNSGADIALELSASRRVLLSGPHPGQIPWRIERRVSRALTPVLFFLFRHVLTVRTPMGRKLRPRVLAHSAPLIRVKSGDLKAAGVERVARTAGVRDGRLELADGTRPEVANVLWCTGFRPDVSWIDLDVFDADGEPVQRRGVVEGRPGLYFVGRLFQYAMASSMIQGVGRDAEFVVRHLAGRTGRAPVAARAAGSRKPSARGAGTGVSPG; from the coding sequence ATGAGCAGCGAACAGCGGCACGAGCACATCGAGACCGTGGTCGTCGGGGGCGGACAGGCGGGGCTCGCGACCGGGTACCACCTCGCGCGCAGCGGCCGCCCCTTCGTGATCCTGGAGGCGGGCGAGCGGATCGGCGACTGCTGGCGGGAGCGCTGGGACTCGCTGCGGCTGTTCAGCCCCGCCCGCTTCGACGGCCTGCCGGGACTGCCCTACCCCGGCGACGACTGGTCGTTCCCGACCCGCGACGAGTTCGCCGACTACCTCCAGGCGTACGCGGCCTGGGCGGAGCTGCCGGTGCGGACCGGGGTGCGGGTGCGGAGGCTGTCGTACGACGGGACGCGGTACGTCGTCGAGACGGACGGGGAGTCGACGTACACGGCCGACAACGTGGTGGTCGCGGCCGGGTACGACCGGCTGCCCAAGGTGCCGGACTTCGCGGCCGAACTCGACCCGGACGTACGGCAGTTGCACGCCGTCGCCTACCGCGGTCCAAGTCAGCTGGCCGACGGGCCGGTGCTGGTCGTCGGGGCCGGGAACTCGGGGGCGGACATCGCGCTGGAGCTGTCGGCGTCACGGCGCGTCCTGCTGTCCGGGCCGCATCCGGGACAGATCCCCTGGCGGATCGAGCGGCGGGTGTCCCGGGCGCTGACCCCGGTGCTGTTCTTCCTGTTCCGGCATGTGCTGACCGTACGCACGCCGATGGGGCGGAAGCTGCGGCCCAGGGTGCTCGCGCACAGCGCGCCGCTGATCCGGGTCAAGTCGGGTGACCTGAAGGCGGCCGGGGTGGAGCGGGTGGCCCGGACGGCCGGAGTGCGGGACGGGCGGCTGGAGCTGGCCGACGGCACCCGGCCCGAGGTGGCGAACGTGCTGTGGTGCACCGGGTTCCGGCCGGACGTCTCCTGGATCGACCTGGACGTGTTCGACGCGGACGGGGAGCCCGTGCAGCGGCGCGGAGTCGTCGAGGGGCGGCCCGGACTGTACTTCGTGGGGCGGCTGTTCCAGTACGCGATGGCCTCGTCGATGATCCAGGGCGTGGGACGGGACGCGGAGTTCGTCGTACGGCATCTCGCGGGGCGGACCGGCCGGGCACCCGTGGCGGCACGGGCCGCCGGCTCGCGCAAGCCGTCGGCCCGTGGCGCCGGAACCGGGGTCAGCCCAGGGTGA
- a CDS encoding cytochrome P450, which translates to MQCPALPDGFDFTDPDLLQSRVPLPEFAELRRAEPVRWIPQSGNIAGFQDEGYWAVTRHADVKYVSTHPEIFSSYLNTAIIRFNEHIQRDAIDAQRLILLNMDPPEHTRVRGIVQRVFTPRAIRALEERLRNRAHAIVDTARALPGASFDFVTQVACELPLQAIAELIGIPQDDRAKIFDWSNKMISYDDPEYAITEEVGQESAMELIAYAMNMAADRKQCPAEDIVTRLVSAEDEGSLNSDEFGFFVLMLAVAGNETTRNAITHGMHAFLTHPDQWEKYKAERPSTAAEEIVRWATPVNAFQRTATQDTQLGGQQIKKGDRVGIFYAAANHDPEVFTDPDVFDITRDPNPHLGFGGGGPHYCLGKSLAVLEIDLIFNAIADAMPNLRAAGDPRRLRSAWINGVKELQVTLG; encoded by the coding sequence ATGCAGTGTCCAGCGCTTCCCGACGGGTTCGACTTCACCGACCCCGACCTGCTGCAAAGCCGCGTACCGCTGCCGGAGTTCGCCGAACTGCGCCGGGCCGAACCGGTGCGCTGGATCCCCCAGTCGGGCAACATCGCCGGCTTCCAGGACGAGGGGTACTGGGCGGTCACCCGGCACGCGGACGTCAAGTACGTCTCCACCCACCCGGAGATCTTCTCGTCGTACCTCAACACGGCGATCATCCGCTTCAACGAGCACATCCAGCGGGACGCGATCGACGCGCAGCGCCTGATCCTGCTGAACATGGACCCGCCGGAACACACCCGGGTCCGCGGGATCGTCCAGCGGGTCTTCACCCCCCGGGCGATCCGCGCCCTGGAGGAACGCCTGCGCAACCGGGCCCACGCGATCGTCGACACCGCCCGCGCGCTGCCCGGCGCCTCCTTCGACTTCGTCACCCAGGTCGCCTGCGAACTGCCCCTCCAGGCCATCGCCGAGCTCATCGGCATCCCGCAGGACGACCGGGCGAAGATCTTCGACTGGTCCAACAAGATGATCTCGTACGACGATCCCGAGTACGCGATCACCGAGGAGGTCGGCCAGGAGTCGGCCATGGAGCTCATCGCCTACGCGATGAACATGGCGGCCGACCGCAAGCAGTGCCCGGCCGAGGACATCGTCACGAGACTGGTGTCGGCGGAGGACGAAGGCAGCCTGAACTCCGACGAGTTCGGCTTCTTCGTGCTGATGCTCGCGGTCGCCGGCAACGAGACGACCCGCAACGCCATCACCCACGGCATGCACGCCTTCCTCACCCACCCCGACCAGTGGGAGAAGTACAAGGCGGAACGCCCCTCGACGGCCGCCGAGGAGATCGTCCGCTGGGCGACCCCCGTCAACGCCTTCCAGCGCACGGCCACCCAGGACACCCAGCTCGGCGGACAGCAGATCAAGAAGGGCGACCGGGTGGGCATCTTCTACGCCGCCGCCAACCACGACCCCGAGGTCTTCACCGACCCGGACGTCTTCGACATCACCCGCGATCCCAACCCGCACCTCGGCTTCGGCGGCGGCGGCCCGCACTACTGCCTCGGCAAGTCCCTCGCGGTACTGGAGATCGACCTGATCTTCAACGCGATCGCCGACGCCATGCCCAACCTCCGGGCGGCCGGCGACCCACGCCGGCTGCGCTCGGCGTGGATCAACGGTGTCAAGGAGCTCCAGGTCACCCTGGGCTGA
- a CDS encoding steroid 3-ketoacyl-CoA thiolase: MAAEPVIVEAVRTPIGRRGGALANLHPAYLLGETYRELLGRTGIPADAVEQIVGGTVTHAGEQSMNPARTAWLTVGLPYETAATTVDCQCGSSQQASHMVANMVAAGVIDVGISCGVEAMSRVPLGSGSKHGPGKPFPDEWNVDLPNQFEAAERIARHRGLTRENVDSLGLISQERAAVAWSEERFKRETFAVQVPTTEDEQRAGQGMWRLVDRDEGLRDTSMEALAGLKPVMPTAIHTAGNSSQISDGAAAIMWASKRMARALKLKPRARIVAQALVGADPHFHLDGPIDATRAVLGKAGMSLKDIDLVEINEAFASVVLSWAQVFEQDLEKVNVNGGAIALGHPVGATGARLITTALHELERADKEFALITMCAGGGLATGTIIQRM, from the coding sequence ATGGCCGCCGAACCCGTGATCGTCGAAGCCGTCCGCACCCCCATCGGCAGGCGCGGTGGCGCGCTCGCCAATCTGCATCCCGCCTATCTGCTGGGCGAGACCTACCGTGAACTCCTCGGCCGGACCGGCATCCCCGCCGACGCGGTCGAACAGATCGTCGGCGGCACGGTCACGCATGCCGGCGAGCAGTCCATGAACCCCGCGCGCACGGCCTGGCTGACGGTCGGGCTGCCCTACGAGACGGCGGCGACGACGGTCGACTGCCAGTGCGGCTCCTCGCAGCAGGCCTCCCACATGGTCGCCAACATGGTCGCGGCCGGGGTCATCGACGTCGGGATCAGCTGCGGGGTCGAGGCGATGTCCCGGGTGCCGCTGGGGTCGGGCTCCAAGCACGGGCCGGGAAAGCCGTTCCCCGACGAGTGGAACGTGGACCTGCCCAACCAGTTCGAGGCGGCCGAGCGCATCGCCCGGCACCGGGGGCTGACCCGCGAGAACGTCGACTCGCTCGGTCTGATCTCCCAGGAACGGGCGGCCGTCGCCTGGTCCGAGGAGCGCTTCAAGCGGGAGACCTTCGCGGTCCAGGTGCCGACCACCGAGGACGAACAGCGGGCCGGGCAGGGCATGTGGCGGCTGGTGGACCGGGACGAGGGGCTGCGGGACACGTCCATGGAGGCGCTGGCGGGCCTGAAGCCGGTCATGCCGACGGCGATCCACACGGCGGGGAACTCGTCCCAGATCAGCGACGGAGCGGCGGCGATCATGTGGGCGTCGAAGCGGATGGCGCGGGCGCTGAAGCTGAAGCCGCGGGCGCGGATCGTGGCACAGGCGCTGGTCGGTGCCGACCCCCACTTCCATCTCGACGGCCCCATCGACGCGACCCGCGCGGTCCTCGGCAAGGCGGGCATGTCCCTCAAGGACATCGACCTCGTCGAGATCAATGAGGCGTTCGCGTCGGTGGTGTTGAGCTGGGCCCAGGTCTTCGAACAGGACCTGGAGAAGGTCAACGTCAACGGCGGCGCGATCGCACTCGGCCATCCGGTGGGGGCGACGGGGGCGCGGCTCATCACGACGGCGCTGCATGAACTGGAGCGCGCGGACAAGGAGTTCGCGTTGATCACGATGTGTGCGGGGGGTGGGCTGGCCACCGGCACGATCATTCAGCGGATGTAG
- a CDS encoding pyridoxamine 5'-phosphate oxidase family protein: protein MRPSRENARGIVEASRYLVLATADAEGRPWSTPVYFAHAGCRDFFWVSSPEAVHSRNIAVRPEVGIVVFDSSAEIGTGQGVYMSAVAEEVVEGAEEVLEVYSRRTLLHGGRVWTLDDVRGASGMRLYRAAAESHSMLAKDGRPDHRVRV from the coding sequence ATGCGGCCGAGCAGGGAGAACGCGCGCGGGATCGTCGAGGCGAGCCGGTATCTGGTGCTGGCCACGGCGGACGCGGAGGGGCGGCCGTGGAGTACACCCGTCTACTTCGCGCACGCCGGGTGCCGGGACTTCTTCTGGGTGTCCTCGCCCGAGGCGGTCCACTCGCGGAACATCGCGGTGCGGCCCGAGGTGGGGATCGTCGTCTTCGACTCGTCGGCGGAGATCGGTACCGGGCAGGGGGTGTACATGTCCGCCGTCGCCGAGGAGGTCGTGGAAGGGGCCGAGGAGGTGTTGGAGGTGTACTCGCGGCGGACGCTTCTGCACGGCGGGCGGGTCTGGACCCTCGACGACGTGCGCGGCGCCAGCGGGATGCGGCTCTACCGGGCGGCGGCCGAGTCCCACTCGATGCTGGCGAAGGACGGACGGCCGGATCACCGGGTGAGGGTGTAG